Part of the Flammeovirga agarivorans genome is shown below.
ATAGATCGGAATACCAAATACATCTACTTTTCTATTTGTAGCAGTGAACCCCTTATCTTGATGTGATACAATTTTAAAATTAGGATCTGTACCTTCTGGGATCACAATCGTATTTAATTTTTTACTACAGCCAAGGCATAAAATTAGAGAGAAGAAGATGAAATGAGTTTTGTTCATTTAAGATAGAGCGTTAATGATCTGTCGTTATTTATTCTGTGCTCTACATTCTTTTAGTTTTTCCTGTAAGGCACTTACTTTTTCCTTTTCAACAGAATACAGTTGTTGTAATTTTTTACTTTCCTTGGCTTGAAGTTCAGCATCTTTTCCTTTAATAAAAAGTGAAATACTTAAAACAATCATAATAAGGAAAGTTACTCCTACTAAAAAGTTTTTCTTGTCGGGCATAAAGAGGGTAATTTAAGTTTTGGAATTTGATTATATATATGTTGCTTCTTTCCGAATACGACTTAAATGCCTTTGGCTAATTCCTAGGTAAGAGGCTAAATATCCTAATGGTATTTTATTGAGATACTCTGCATGTCGTTCCAAAAGATCATTATAAGCCATCTGAGCGTTTTCTTTCTGAAGAATAAAGATACGTTGTTCTAATTTAATGTAATTTCGTTCAGCGATTTCTTTCGAAAATTGTAACCAATTACTTTTATTTCCTATGATTTGATTGACTTGTTCCATAGAAAATTCGATCAATTCACAGTCATCTATTGCTTGGATGTTCTCTCTTGTAGGGAGTTGAGTGACCATCGATGAATAACCACTAATAAGCTCATTATTAAAGCAAAAACAATAGGTGATTTCTTCACTTTTACTAGAATAATAAAATGAACGTAACACACCTGAAACGACAAAGGCAAATTTCTTAGCGATTTCTCCCTCGGAAAGATAAAACTCTCCTTTCTGCAGGTAAACTCTTTTACCTATTGAGAGAAACTCATCAATTTCTTGTTGATTAAATAAGCCGGTTGCATTTAGATAGTTTCGCATGTTTTTGAGTGATTCATAAATAGTATAATACAAATGTAAATGAATTTGGGTAAGAAAAAAGCCCAACTTAAATTAAGTTGAGCTTATCAAATTAGAAAATTAATAAGAGACTAAAGTTTGATA
Proteins encoded:
- a CDS encoding Crp/Fnr family transcriptional regulator, which gives rise to MRNYLNATGLFNQQEIDEFLSIGKRVYLQKGEFYLSEGEIAKKFAFVVSGVLRSFYYSSKSEEITYCFCFNNELISGYSSMVTQLPTRENIQAIDDCELIEFSMEQVNQIIGNKSNWLQFSKEIAERNYIKLEQRIFILQKENAQMAYNDLLERHAEYLNKIPLGYLASYLGISQRHLSRIRKEATYI